Proteins encoded by one window of Candidatus Poribacteria bacterium:
- a CDS encoding ABC transporter substrate-binding protein, whose translation MALAFFLSCGVPNNPYPKSEQDAEIYYSTFSEEPKHFDPAVSYSSDEYRFIQQIYEPPLRYHYLKRPYELIPLTAAAVPQPQYYDADGKPLSSDAPAASVARAVYEIRIRPGIMYQPHACFAKTERDILRYHALKKADVKGFTEIKDFPMTGTRELIAADYVYQIKRMADPRLACPILSTLKDYILGMDTYSAALANGQEEAPFLGVEIVDRHTYRVILKAKYPQFVYWLAMPFFSPMPKEAIDFYSQPVMKERNITIDRFPVGTGAYRIETLLAHKEIVLVKNENFRVERYPSGGEPGDRDAGLLDDAWETVPFIPKVVYKLEKEYIPRWNKFLQGYYDSSGISSDTFDSAIMFDDTGDPKESEALKAKHIVLRTSVEPTTVYLAFNMLDDIVGGYTPEKQKLRQAISIALNYEEYIEIFLNGRGVVSHSPLPPGIFGYEAGETGINPYIYDWDGSANRPVRKSIEAARQLLAEAGYPGGQDSKGNPLIVSFDNTWNSAGATSRLTWMRNKLEQLGITMESRTTDYNRFRDKVKKGNFQIIFWGWHADYPDAENFLFLLYGPNSKVLRDGENAANYDNPEYNRLFETMKSMENSPERLTRIREMNRLLQRDAPWVFVYHPVVFGLSHQWLKNSKPSALGGGNFKYLRIDASQRTESRQAWNQPVVWPLWVCLGLLILGTIPAAITIWKRERQTKQAHTTDEGT comes from the coding sequence ATGGCACTCGCTTTTTTTCTGAGTTGTGGCGTGCCGAATAATCCATATCCGAAATCTGAACAGGACGCGGAAATCTATTACAGCACGTTTAGTGAAGAACCGAAGCACTTCGATCCGGCAGTGTCCTACAGCTCAGACGAATACAGGTTCATCCAGCAAATTTATGAACCGCCTTTACGGTATCATTACCTCAAAAGACCCTACGAATTGATCCCACTAACGGCAGCGGCGGTCCCACAACCCCAATATTATGATGCTGATGGCAAGCCGCTATCGTCAGATGCTCCCGCAGCGTCCGTCGCGCGCGCTGTGTATGAAATTCGTATCCGTCCCGGTATCATGTATCAGCCGCACGCCTGTTTTGCAAAAACTGAAAGGGACATATTGCGGTACCACGCCTTGAAAAAAGCAGACGTGAAGGGTTTTACCGAGATCAAAGATTTTCCGATGACAGGGACGCGTGAACTTATCGCAGCGGATTATGTCTACCAGATCAAACGGATGGCGGACCCGCGTCTCGCCTGCCCTATTCTTAGCACGTTGAAAGATTATATCCTTGGAATGGACACGTATTCCGCCGCGCTTGCTAACGGACAGGAAGAGGCACCCTTTCTGGGCGTGGAGATTGTGGATCGGCACACCTATCGAGTTATCCTAAAAGCGAAATATCCGCAGTTTGTCTATTGGTTGGCGATGCCTTTCTTTTCACCGATGCCTAAAGAGGCGATTGACTTTTACAGCCAACCCGTTATGAAGGAGCGGAACATCACGATTGATAGGTTTCCTGTCGGAACAGGTGCCTATCGGATAGAAACGCTCCTTGCACACAAGGAGATCGTTCTCGTCAAGAATGAGAATTTTCGGGTTGAGCGTTACCCATCGGGTGGGGAACCCGGTGATAGGGATGCTGGACTTCTTGACGATGCGTGGGAAACCGTCCCGTTTATACCGAAAGTCGTCTACAAATTAGAAAAAGAATATATTCCGCGCTGGAATAAGTTCTTGCAAGGGTATTACGATAGTTCAGGCATCTCCTCAGATACATTTGACAGCGCGATTATGTTCGATGATACGGGGGATCCGAAGGAAAGTGAGGCATTGAAGGCGAAACATATTGTCCTACGTACGAGCGTAGAACCGACGACTGTTTATCTCGCTTTTAATATGTTAGACGATATCGTCGGTGGGTACACCCCAGAGAAACAGAAACTTCGGCAGGCGATTTCGATCGCCTTGAATTACGAAGAGTATATTGAAATTTTTCTCAATGGACGTGGTGTTGTGTCACACAGTCCACTGCCCCCTGGTATTTTCGGCTACGAAGCGGGTGAGACCGGTATTAATCCATATATATACGACTGGGATGGAAGTGCCAACCGTCCGGTTCGCAAATCCATTGAAGCAGCACGCCAGCTTCTCGCAGAAGCTGGCTACCCGGGTGGACAGGATAGTAAGGGGAATCCGCTGATTGTCTCTTTTGACAACACGTGGAATTCGGCAGGTGCCACGTCTCGCTTAACGTGGATGCGGAATAAATTAGAGCAGCTCGGCATCACGATGGAGAGTCGCACCACCGATTACAACCGTTTTCGCGATAAAGTGAAAAAAGGAAACTTCCAAATCATCTTTTGGGGATGGCATGCGGACTATCCGGACGCAGAAAATTTCTTATTCCTGCTCTACGGTCCGAATAGTAAAGTCCTACGCGATGGCGAAAATGCTGCCAACTACGATAATCCAGAATACAACCGGCTCTTTGAAACGATGAAAAGCATGGAAAACTCGCCGGAACGATTGACCCGCATTCGCGAAATGAACCGTCTGTTACAACGAGACGCGCCTTGGGTCTTTGTTTATCACCCTGTTGTTTTCGGCCTGTCGCATCAGTGGTTGAAGAACAGTAAACCGAGTGCCTTGGGCGGTGGAAACTTCAAGTATCTCCGCATTGATGCCAGTCAGCGGACAGAGAGCCGTCAAGCGTGGAATCAGCCTGTTGTTTGGCCCCTGTGGGTATGCCTCGGATTGCTGATTTTAGGCACGATTCCAGCGGCCATCACAATTTGGAAACGAGAAAGACAAACAAAACAGGCCCATACTACTGACGAAGGCACATAA